The Apus apus isolate bApuApu2 chromosome 1, bApuApu2.pri.cur, whole genome shotgun sequence nucleotide sequence ctgcctcccctccccagccctgcatctGTATCAGATACGATTAAAGGGATAGGAAAGGATGCCGGGCCAGCTCCTGTTAGGCTGCGGGAGGAGCGGTTAACCCCTTTGTTACCAGTGACATTCTCAGTCCTGTATTACGAGGACCCTCCTAGGTGAGAGGAGGCATCCCCTTCAACTAGAGAACTCTTGGGGCAGAGTCCACTCACTTTCCCAATTTGCTTTTtgaagagctggagaagggtACTTGTCtgtgtttaaaagctttttttcccactcCGCTGTTCATCCACACCATGTCCCTTCTCTCTCCCACCCTTGTGATCAGCTCTCCTACCCCTATGGCTTCCCTTTTTCCCCACAGGTGCTCCTGACCTGCTCAGCAGGACAGTAGTTCCCTCCTGGGCTCTTCCCACAGCCTATAATTTAGGGCAGGGatttcccctcctctccagtGAATGGCCACAGTCATATTTTGCATGGAGCTCTTTAGCTGGCATAGGCATTGTTAGATCCATTGAGccacctgctgctggtgctcttGGCCCTATACAGGGCTTTATCCAAAGAGTGCTGTgagttttaaaaaagctttgaaGGTGTTCTGCAGTTCCTAGACATCCTGCTTACTTGACTTACCCGTGAACTGCTTAATGAACACAAACTCACTGGACCAATCACACTGAAACCTTTGGAATCAATTTGTAACTGTGGAGTCTCTGTGTTAGTTGTGATCCTACTTAGCTGCCATTGGCCTTGAGAGATGTTCTTAAGCAGACCCATATCTGCTGTACGTTTTCTTTCCCAACATCTTCAGATAGCTTCCCAGGACCTGACTACACCCAGGATGTCTTCTTCAGCAAGTAAGAAGGTATATACACCTATTCTTGGATATGGTCTCTATGTGTGAGCACGTGTCTGTATTTAGGTTCTTTCTTGTGCAAGGCAAGAGGCCAAGGGGTTGAGTTTCTGCAGGGAATGGTTGCTTCCAAAACACACAAGTTTGTGTATGTGGggaagggtttttttgaaggTACATAATCTGCCACCTGGTGATGAGGAGCTAAGATGAGAAATGCCACACTCCTATTCTGGAGGGCATTAACAATCACACTAAGAAATTCTTGGGTAAAGCACATGCAAAACACTGCTCTTCTTAATTGCATGTGCTGAGTCCTAGCTGAAGACCAGAAATCAGTGTTACTGCTTTTCTCACTGAAGAAATGACTGGAGCTGGGGTGTCAAGAGAAGATGAGTCTCCATGAAGAAGTCTGGCAAGCCAGTCAGAGTTCTGCAGAGTTCTGCATCCTCTCAATCACAGGCAGAGGAAGGCTGTGCACAGGATCTATGTGGTGGTGGTGTGACCCATCATACACttactgggggaaaaaacagagacTTTCAGGAAAGAAGTCAAAAAGCCAAGAcacatgaaaatgaaacttttaaGTTTATTATTCCATATGTTTAATGCAGAGTTAATGGTGCTAGGACAGCATAGAAattggggagggggaggtgggggaggaaggTGCTACTTGTATAAATAAGAGGACAGGGCTGGAAGAGGTTACATGTGTACAGGGAGCAAACATTCTACATGATCTTTTCAGACACCACAAGGAGAAGTCATCCATAACTAAGGGAGGTGGGAAGGGCATCTGACAGTCATATCAGCAGAGGGAAACAGCGGCACCAATCACAGTCCACGTTCAGTCAAAGTATTTTATCTTTCTCGAATGCAATATCCATTGGAAGGTCCCACAACATGTCTCTGCGATCAGTTGCCAGGAGTCATCTTTTCCTGAAGCAACTTCTGTGCCAGTTCACTCCCTGGCATGACAAACCACCCCAGTCCTGGAGGTGACAAGGGAGAAGTAAGCAGACTGTCCTCAGGTGTTGGGCTGAACAAAGGAGGATGACCTGACTGTGAGAGCtggttgtttctgttttgaaacccaaaggggaaaataaattcttttgcATCTGAATAGGCTTATTTTCTTTACACTCACCCAAGATTGGGTGCGTATCTACCTCGCTTAAAGCTGCAGAAGTATCTTTCCATCTTCAGCATAGGTAGAAGGGAGGTGTTGACTGACTGGAAGACACAATGAAAAAACGAGCGGGGTAGCACACCCCATCAGCCTGAGTTTGGAGTGGAGGTTCAAAGAGAGCATTGGAATCAACTCGGGGTGTTGGCAAGTGCATAGTTAGCTTCCTTGGTGCCTCTTCATTCAGGCAGGCACAGTCAGACATGGAAAGGCAAGGACCAAGTTTGCTCAGAGGTTTTTTGGGGTACTGAAGAGATTAGAAAGGACTGAGGTGGCAGAAATGCCAGACATAAATGAACAATATAGAGTAATTATAAGAAAGGAGGATTCACCCACAGCACCTAAATGATTCGCTGGtccttccccacctctcctgcaCCTCCGTACATGAACACGCGTGTGTGCACAGGCTGTGCTACGCGAAGCACTAAGACCAACATTGTGGTTCCTACACGTTGCTCAGGCAAGCCTTAAAATCTCCATGCAGGAAAGAGTGTGGAATTAAACAGAGACAGGATGGAGAGAAGAGGTGGGGAGAAAAGCTAGGATGCAGCTGTGGAAATCAGCAGGGAAGCAAGCATAGGTTGGTCTTCCAACGGGGTTCAAGATTCATGCATGTGTGAATCTTGGGCAGGACTGCTGCACGATGCTGATCACAAGGAAGCTGGCTGTGCCATCCTCCCTACTCCTCCCCCCATAACATGTTCACCAAGGCTGAGCCATCACCCTTCACCCGCAGCAGGTGACAAAATGTCAGCCATTGTGGCCTGTTGGAAACACTTGCTAACTCCCTGGAGCAgtctggggagaggaaggaaaggatgTCTCTCTCATCATACAGTCTAGGGTGTGCACAATGAAACCCACTGCGGACCAGTCACTCCATGTCTAGAATCCTCCTCATCTAGAAGGCCAATAAGGTGTCGCAAGCCAGTCGGGTGGCCTGCGTGAAATTGGTAAAGGGCAAAAGGGCAAAAAACCTTCCTCTAGGCGGGTGAGCCAGCGATAGCCGGGGTCAAGAAAGGCACTTCTGTATACTCAGTGGGTTCTGGTGGCTGGATGGCACTGAGTGACCTCGGAGTTCGGAGGCTCTTCTGCCTGTGCTGATTCTTTGGAGCCTTTCCATCGCTGCTTCGGTCACCGGTCCCCATTCCCTATGGTCTGGAGAGAGTCGTGTACACCGGCTGTTCCCAATGTGTGGGGCTATGGGACTGTGGCACAGAGGGTGCAGGGTCagagatggcagtgtaaagggGACGTTGAGAAGGTCCCATATAGGAGAAGGCAGAGTAGAGGCCAGAGGCTTGGCTGGAATGGCTGTAGTagggtcctgagggctggtggTCTGGGTAGTCGAACTGTGGCCTGGAGATGGAGGGGAAGGCCGAACCGTAGTGGGGCAGACTCAGGGATGTGTAAGCTATCTGGGAGGTGGAGGGCTGGTCGGTGTAGTGACCTCCAGGGGCTGGCCCCTCCGTTTTCACCTGGGCCTTGGAATCCACCACCGGTGAGGTGGCAGTGGACAAGGAGACTCCGTGCTGCTTGGAGATCCAGGCAGAGTGTCcgctggctgcagccagggcgCTCCCAAGGCCGTAGCCAGCAGCCGCGGCTGCCGCGTAGCCCCCAACATGGCCTGGGTGGCCGGCGTGTCCGTTGGGCGGCAGGTACTGGTCAAACTCATTGACATCAAAGGTCTCCATGTTGGACATCACTTCATGGCTGATCTCCCCGATGTCCACATTGCCAAAGTCAATGTGGggctttcccccttcccccaggGAACGCCCTTCTCGTTTGGAGTCAGCtttgcctgcctgcagctcgGTCTTAGGGGTGGTGGGAGGTGTAGGGGGCCCATGGCTCTGACCTGCGAGGTAAAACATTttgaggaggaaagaaagagaaggggtGAGTTACCAATTTATGCCTGGGTTTAtacccagcccagctctgctccacccAGTATGCCAGCAGCTGTCCAGCTGGAGACTTCAGTGGAGGAACGCAGAAATAGccagccaaaaccaaacctttttATATCATcttgtggaaaaagaaatagcttGTGCAAGCCTTGCCTGACCAGAGGAATACAAGTGCCCGGGAAGCTTAGTTATGTCCCTGTACTGCTGACTCCAGCAGTTTGTTAGGTCATGAGCAAGGTGTCAGCCACATCGCTAAGGCTTTCACCATGATAACTCATCTGTTTTGAGCCTCCAAATTGGCTGTAGCCTGTCAGTAGGGTCACGGAGACATGGGACTCACCTGAGGGGTGTTCTGGGTGCCCATCGGACATGGGCGACCCTTCGCCAGGATGCCGGTGATCCAGGTGGGCATTCTTATAGTGGGCCTGGATGgcagcagccccaccagcctccCCCTCCACCTGGCCTTCGCCCTCGCCCTGCGTGGCCTTGCCGTTTTTCCGCCGGCGGGGCTGGTACTTGTAATCGGGATGGTCCTTCTTGTGCTGCATCCTCAGCCGCTCCGCCTCTTCGATAAAGGGCCGCTTGTCGCTTTCGTTCAACAGCCTGCAGAGGCCAAGGAggtagagaagagaagaggggaagaggaggggcaGGTGGATTAGGAAAAAACACCACTATGCTCTGCATCATGGGACATGGCCTGTAAATCCCGTCGTCGGGATGTTGCCCCATTGAGGGTGTTTCCCAGAACAACAGAAAGAGCTTCAGCGTGTTTCGGTGGAGACAGCACCATTTGCCTCCTCCTTGTTAATTATTAAGCCCTGACACGGGTCGGTGCCAGTGCTGGGTCCCTCTTGCCTAGCTACGTGGTGCACCTCAGTAAGTTCAGCGCTCTCTCTTTTAGTTTTATAAAACGTTCCATCCCCAAAGGCAAAGCACAGCTTTTCATATCCACCTAAGATAAGGCTGGGCAAGAGGCTTTTAAAGGGTTGGGCAAATGAAAGGCAGCTGGGATCATTGCTTAGAGTCAGGCAGTGTGGCACACCCTTGTTACTTGTAATGCTGCCCCCTGCATGTCTTGCTTTTCCCCAAACTATTCCAGTTTGATTTCCCACCCTTCCAAAGGCTTTCTTCAAGTTTGAGGCTCTACTGAGCACAAATAGCAGCGACTAGTGTTGGCTGCACAGTATTCATGTTGCTGCGTGGAGCTTGCTGGGCCTTTAAGCATCTTGCCATATTCTAGAAGggaactgaagaaaattttGAAGGGGGAGAAAGTGTATTCTGCTATTCTTGGAGCTCCTGCTCACCTTAAACATTGATAATGCAGAAGGCTGAAGCACAAAGGACCAACCCTTCTTGATCATAGCTAAGCAGTTATAAAAATATTAGCTGATATGTTGCTAGCCTTGTAGAAATAGATGAGCTTTGGTCTCTGGATGAAAGGCACTGCAGAAATGTGAGCTCCTTTGCTGTATTCCTGCCAGATCATGGACTGCTCTTGTTAAGAGAGGTTCTCCGAGGAAATGGTGAAATGTGCGGGCAGGATGGCTCAGAGCACTTGAAAATGAGGTCAGCCTCATTGCTCAAGCCTTTAGCACAGTCTCAGTTGGaagcatttcagtttcattttattatttttgcccTCAAATATTCTCGTGACTCAAGGTCATCCTGCTTCCAACCAGAAACCAGTGTGCCTAGAAGGGACCAGTCTTCCCATGACTTGCAGCTCCAACAGCCGCTAGAAATGGGGGCTCCCAAATGGCAAAAATTACTCAATTTGTGAGATATCcacacctttttctttccaacaaACGAACTGTGCTGTCACCTTGGTACTCCTGAAGCCCCTAGCCTGAAAATGTGGCCAATTCCATTCAAATGCAGGCCCTGAGGAAGCTACAAAGGCCTGAACTGGTCTGAAAAACTGAAGCCAAAGAGGAGGCGTGGCTCAAGGAGCACACAGATGAATCTGGCAGGGGATCAAAGGGGTCACCAGCAAGTAATGGGTAGGTTTTGAAGcacctcctttctccctgctcctcGGGTATGCCAGCAGCCAGAAGGTGTGTGGCATGGATAGGAGCCCATTATGGTGCTGACCTGGGTTCACTCCAGGCAGCCTGAGCAGGTCGCAGCCACACACCACATTCCTCCGGTGCCTTAATCCTGGAGATTAAAGCAACTGAGTCACTATGAATCCAACACCAGCCTTCCTGTCCCTCCCGCCACCATACACCATGCTCACGCATCCCAGAGGGTTCTAATCCCTCAGCCTATGCTGCTCCAGATGTCTCTCCAAGGGGTCCAAAGGGACATCATGACCAATCCTTGTAGACATTGTGGACTGGCAGGTGACCTTGCCTTGGCAAAGCCTTCATCCTTGCAGAACACCCTACTTCCAGGGGATGTGAAGAATAGAGGCAAAACCTGCAGCCTTGCAACCCAGGACACTTCACTACAAGGCAGCCAGGCTCTGATGTCTCGATGCTCCCAGCCCAGATAATGCTGTAGCTAATAAGATGCTGTGATGGGAAATGAAAGGTCACTTTCTATGTGAAGGGGTTATAGGCTGCCCAGCTAGCTTTGATCAGCAGGGCGTACTGCACGGTGAGCTTGGAGCAGAGTCTCCCATGGAAGCTGAAGCTCAGCCTCCCGGGTCCATCTCGTAGATGGTGTGAACCAGAGCCACTCCAGGCTATGCAGGCATCAGGTCCCTACCCTCTGAGCTATGCCCCAGAGCCTCACCTCTCCTCCCCGTAACAGCAACCCAAGGGCAGTGCCACCTGCAAGACGGTGGCAAGTCCACTTCCCGCATCtttgccttctcctttccacggctgcctgctccctcctccctcccgcTGGGATCAGAGCTCAAATCGGCTTTAGCAAAGTGAAACTGGTGCGAGCAGGCAAAGGCCAGGAGATTTGGGGGGATTTGGATTTCACTGCTTCCTGccctccccctccagccccccagaCTCCCCAGGCCATAATGCAAAGGAATCTCGCACGGGCAGAGAAGTTATGGATCACAGAGCAAAGCCGTTCATGGGGCTTAACCGAGCCCTCACCGCCCGCCCCAGCACCGAGTGCTCACCCccgggctgaggggagaggggcaAACATCCAGCGCCCCGCTCcgggaggagaaagaagaaccAAAATCTTTCTGCCCGCCTCTGGCAGCCTCCCCTTCTGCCGCCCGGCGTTGCACCGCGCTGTGTGCGGCTTGGCGGCCAGAGGCTTGACCCTGTGCCGCGACTCAGCTGCCGATGAGTCAGTGTGGTGATGGATTTAGCATTGCCCGGTGGGGCTGATGCAAGGCGAGGGCTGGGTGGGAACAGAAAGCAGCCGGGAGGGCTCTCCTACAAGTCCGGGTCCCCGGATTTCATGGATGTGACCCTGTTCCCTTGGCTGCTGCCACGCCCAGGCAAATATCCCTCCATCGGGtgccctctcccctccccaccaaGTCTTCATCCTCTTCTTCCCATGCCCCGCTTATTTTCAGCCCTGGAGGTGGTGCTGGCTGGCATTTGGCTGAGAGTCGTGCCGACATTTTCAGCAGCCAGCCTCCATTTGAGAGCTGCTCCCTGTCCCACCCTGGGGAAGGAAAGCTGCCAAGGCGAGATTTCATGAACACTGAGcccctcccttcttcttttTTAGTACATTTGGTTTGTCTGCTGCACCCCAGATGGGTACAGATGGAGGTGGATGGGGCCATAACCCCGCTGGCACTGCATTTGGGGCCAAGCAGTTACTACAACCATGGGGGCATGTCCTGTTGCCCTTCCCAGTGTGGACTGGGGCCTGTGGAGGACATGGCGGTGGCACAGAGCTGGAGCAAACACCAGACTTAAAAACAACCCAGGTCATCGGAGCCCATTTTGCAGAGGAGCACGTGGGACAGCACTGGGGTTATCTCTCAATCTGCTATCTGCCTTTCGAGATGATTTCCCAGCCTCTGCTGTCCCCACCCAGTGCCGATCGCTGGGGACATGCTTGGTTTAACAGTGGCCTGTGGGCAGGCTCCGTGCTCCCCAGCACTCATCTCTCTGCCTAACGTGCCCTTTACCTGTAAAGCTCAGGGCAGCCCATGTGGAAATATAAGTTGCCCATATTTTCCAAAGTGACTAGTGATGTAGGCTGTAGGGTTTGGATAGTTCACCCTGTAAAGTGTGGGGGTAGATGAACAGGCAGGGCCCTTTGCAGGGACCCTCATCAAGTGTTTGAGACTAAGCCACCCAGAGCTCAACACAACTGCTGGTGGTTGTACCAATGCATAGGAGCTATACCTTGGGAAC carries:
- the SOX10 gene encoding transcription factor SOX-10, encoding MADDQDLSEVEMSPVGSEDHHCLSPGPSMASDNSPHLAGSGNGEMGKVKKEQQDTEADDDKFPVCIREAVSQVLSGYDWTLVPMPVRVNGSNKSKPHVKRPMNAFMVWAQAARRKLADQYPHLHNAELSKTLGKLWRLLNESDKRPFIEEAERLRMQHKKDHPDYKYQPRRRKNGKATQGEGEGQVEGEAGGAAAIQAHYKNAHLDHRHPGEGSPMSDGHPEHPSGQSHGPPTPPTTPKTELQAGKADSKREGRSLGEGGKPHIDFGNVDIGEISHEVMSNMETFDVNEFDQYLPPNGHAGHPGHVGGYAAAAAAGYGLGSALAAASGHSAWISKQHGVSLSTATSPVVDSKAQVKTEGPAPGGHYTDQPSTSQIAYTSLSLPHYGSAFPSISRPQFDYPDHQPSGPYYSHSSQASGLYSAFSYMGPSQRPLYTAISDPAPSVPQSHSPTHWEQPVYTTLSRP